The genome window AGAATCAAGTCTTCCATTCATCTTCTTCTCAATTACAGCCATAACATCTTTGAATCGAGACTCAACATTGCCAAAGGCCTCTTTGATCTCTCTTTTTGCCTTTAGTAGCTCTCCATAAAGGAAACCCATGGATGGCTTCACATCCCCATCAACTAAACGGAGGACTTTGACCAATGGCTCAAAAATAGCCAACATTAGCTTCACATCCTTCCAAAAGGCTGGACTCAATATAGTAGCTGTGGcctcttttcctttttttgatTTCACATCCTTTAATGAGTCCCACCTGCTATGAACTACCATCTTCCTTAACTGGTCCTTCTTCTCTTGCATACTATTCAAAGTGAGAAAGTATGAAGCAAACCTAGTCACTCCTGGCCTCACTAGCTCTTTCCCCTCTGTGAAGTATCTCAAGCACTCCAATGTTCTTGTGTGGCCATACACAAATATGGTAAATGACTTTGCTTGGTCAATCACTTTCCTGAACCGAGGCAATTTGCCAATTCCTTGGAGCATCAAGTTGATTGTGTGAGCTGCACAAGAGGTCCAAAATATTTGTGGTCTCTTCTCAAGCAATAGCTTCTTTGCTCCCATGTTGTTAGAGGCATTGTCAGTGACTACTTGCACCACATTTTCTTCACCAATGTCTTCAATTGCTTTGTCCACTAATTCAAAAATGACTTCGCTTGTGTGTGACACATCTGACATCTCTTTTGAGCTGATGAAGGAGGTTCCATCAGCACAATTAGTGCATATATTCATTATGCTTCTCCTCTTCCTATCTGACCAAGCATCGGTCATAATAGAGCACCCATTTTTCATCTTCTCGGCTTCACGTTCCTGCAGCAAACACTTGGTTCTTTCATATTCTTCTTCCAGCAAACTACCTCGAAAGgcatcttgagttggaggtgtaAGTCCTGGTCCAAATTGTCCAATTGCTTCACACATTTGCTTGAACTCATCATTGTCACATGCATTGAAAGGTATTCCTGCCAATGATTAAAAAATGAAATCTAATTTTAAAATGTGTTCAGTTCATGAATTTTAAAATGTGAAAACAGCATCGTATACTAGCAATTTACCATGATTATAGGCCCATCTTGCAATAAACTTGTGCACCTCATGCTCTCTTTCTTTCCATAGTTCCTTGTTCAGCTGCTGTTGTTTGAACGAATCAACCTTGGTAGGATCAATAGCACGTGTCCATTTGTCAATTGGCCCTAATTTGTGAGGCTGTGAGCTTCCAACACAAGTGACTTCTTCTGACTCCTCTCCAACCCTAGATACATTCACTTCCTCTCTAAATTCTAGCTCACGAACAGTCTTCTCCTCCCTCTTCCTTTTTGCAGCCTCTATTGCTTTCTTGCACTTTTCTTTAGCCTCTAGAGCCTGCGGTGTTGCAGACGTGCATTTCTTCACATtctttccaacatgggcaagatgCTCCTTCAACCTATAAATCCCTCCCCTCATCTCCTTGTCACAGAACTTACACTTCACCTTGTCTTTGTTGTTAGCATCAACAAGAACACCATATTCCCATCCAACATCATCTGAATTTCTTTTTAGGAGATTCGCTCTAGCTGCTTCAGTTTCAGAAGGTGCAGCTGCAGTTTCTGATGACATCCTTAAACCTTAATCCTTTGATTTCTTTCACTTGTACACTGCATAGGGGAGGAAAGCAGTTTCAGCAGGGGAGGAAAGCAGGGGAGGAAAGCAGGAAAGCAGGGGAGGAAAGCGGGGGAGGGGGATGAGCAGGGAGGGGAGCAGCCGACGGGGGAGGAGAACTCACCGGCGGGGGAGcagggaggggagcagccggCGGGGGAGCAGCAGGAGGGGATGAGCGCCGGCGGGGGAGCAATTTCTGTGACCGTGTGGGAGGGAGACCGAGCGGCTGCACAGCGCGCGCTAATActcccccccgcgcgcgcgctaAAAATTGCCGCGCGGCCCGCGCGCCGCCCACTCGCCGCCTAGTCGCGCGGCCGCCTAGACGCCGCACAGGACCCTAGGCTACGCGACAGCCTATCGACTAGCGCCTAGGCGCGCCTAATCGCCGCCTAGTCGGTGCCTAGCCGAACACTGAAGGTAAGTCTATTTCCAGAGGTATGGTAGATATGCTACATTTGTTTGACTTATTCATGTATTTATGATTGAGGGATTGGGATGATATATCTTGCATTTTTTCTGATTTTAAAATGTTGCGAACAGTGCATGCCTTTTGTTATGTGATGACCAATTTTTACTAGAGTGGTCTTTTGACAAGAAGGGTCTTTGCAAaagatgtgtgtgtgtgtgtgtgtagcaGTCTTACTACCTGATTGTTCTGGGTGGTTATAGATTGCATGTGTTAGATTTAGCAGGGACTGCCGCTTAGCTAGATGAAGATAACGGTCAGTTCTATACAACATCAATTTTGAGCAGGGCGCTAACTGACAATGATAGTTCTTTAGCCCAAAACTTCTGTTTCTTTTGTCAATCCACACTCTGATCAATATCTGGTGGATCCTACGTGAAGTTTGATTCTCTCTGCCACAGTTATTTATGGGAAGAGTGGAAGGAAAGACACCCTGAATCAGCATCAGATAATTCAGACAAGTTCTTAAACTTGAGATTTGTCTCCCTTGAGGTTCGTACATAATAAGTTCCATGTTCTATTCTAAATCCCTAGGTGAAATTCTTACAAAGTATCCACATTCATTTCTGTGGCTTCAGGTTTTCATTTGTTGTTTGAAGAGTGTAGGAACTTTGAATCTTTAATCCAAAAGCAATTAAATACAAATAGTGGTGGAGATAGATTTGTGTTATTACTTTTTGTCGTGGAAGAAGATTGATTTTTCAGGGTCTTTGTCACAAAGCCATCTATGGCCTGTATGCTCAGATGTCATATAATGTTTACATTGACCATATTTTACATGTATGTAGGTCAATTCCCTTAATTTGGACATGATTTTCATTCACACTTGCATCCTAGTTCATATTCTTTCCAGTATCTAGCAATTTTGGGGTAATCAAAGGCTATCGATCTTTGCTACAAAATATGTCAATTGTTGGCATAAACAGCTTCTGATAATTATCTAATTCACTTGATTCAGTTGGTCAGAGTTTGCTCTCTGTTTCAACTGAAATTGCAGTCAATGGATTGCTTGATTGAATTCCTTTGTCGTGTGCGTTGTAAATTCACTGATCATGGCTTATCCTTCCCCACATGAATTTATGTCTGGACTTGTTTTGTTGCAAACTTCTGCTTATATGTACAAAGTGTTGGGTTTATTTGGTTTATCACATTTTTTATTAAGAAAAAAATCCTGGCCGCAGTTGAACATTGTTTTTCTCCCATGAATGTGGTACCAATTTTTTGTGTGGTGGTTTATAGTGAGCATGGTATATGCTTTTAAAGAATCACAGCTCTTTACATGTATGCTAATCAACACTTAGAATTTGTCCTTTTCTATAACTTTGGTGTTCTAATTTTGTATTGTTATCCGATTATGTTCTATTTGCGGTGCAGCTCCCTCAGCAGGATAATTCATATGATTGTGGCTTATTCTTGCTCCATTATGTGGAATTATTTTTGACAGATGCTCCAAGTAACTTCAACCCTCTGAAGATTGATGTATTTTCTGGCTTTGTAAGTCTTAATTTGTTTTCTTTGTTATTTAATGGCATCCTGCTGTTTCTCTGCCATTCTTAAGTAGTTTGTTTGGTCTTGAAGCTCAATGTTGTTGCCGTTATGAACTTGATCAGAACTGTGCTAACtgtttctttattatttttgtaaccTATGGGCGCTAAGAATTTTCACTAGTGGATATTTACTTAATTTGCAATGTTTTATTATTATATTCAACTATAATTCTGATGTGCCTTCATACGTTGGAACTATTCTAGTACAATTATCAATCAAGTCAGTAAAAATTGCACTGGACTAACCTAACTACAGTTGGTGAATTGCACAAGTCAAACAATATTTGTATTTACATCTCATGGGATTATGGGTGTTTGAGATTCGAATTTCGTAGTTAAATTACAATCATAGATATTATCTGAACACTTGTGTATAAAAAGATCACCTTCACATTCCTTTATAGCTTTTGTTAGTCCAACTTTTCCTTGACATTAGTTTTGTTTGACTACAGTTTCCTTTTTCTTTCACTATTTTGTCTgtgctctggccatttaattctggttTCCTTCAAATTTTTTCATCACAATATCCTTGAAGTGCAAAGTCATTCTATGCAATATTTTGAGGTTGGATTTTAATAGGTGTATTAATTTCTTGAACTTTCACTCTTAACGTGCTTTTCAGCTTAGTGATgattggtttccacccccagaagcttcTCTGAAGCGTTCGGTGGTCCGAAAGTTAATTCATGAGCTGGTAACTGGATCTTTTCAGAATCATCCCAAGCTAGCTTGTGGTGGTGAGCAGCTTGACGAAAGACATCAAAGATGCTCAAATCCTGGTGAACCTGAAACAGTTTGCACAGTTGATGATGGAACCCATGAAGTACAGCCATCCAAGTCCATCTGTTTATATGATTCCAAAGAGGGGCTACCTACTTCTGGATGCATGTTGGACACTGGAAGTGTCCCAATTGTTGATGTACAGAATCTACAAGAGTCAGAGGTATAGTTATTAGCTGATGTTAGAGGTAGACAGAGTGGTTTTGCCGGAGGTACTAACCTCAGCCATCATTGCTTGATTATATAGAAAGATGAGATGAGTCACATTGATTACATAACAGCTCATTAGAGCTTAGCTAATCAGATAGGAGCCTTGGCAGCCGCACACACCTGTTGAGCTGCTCAAGGTCTTTAATGACTATAATTAACTAGCACAAGTAACTAGGAGAGTGCTTAGGAAACAGGACTTAATAACAACATTTCTCCCCCTAAGGCCTGTTTCAACTGATCTTGATCTCCTTGATCCCAATTCTGCTTCTCATATCTTCCAACTTGGTCTTGCCCAAGGCTTTGGTCAGTATATCAGCAAGCTGATCTGTAGTGGGAATAAATTCTGTTTTGATGCTACCTTCTTCCACACAGTCCCTGATGAAGTGATGCTTGATTCTAATATGTTTGCTCCTGTCATGGAAAACAGGATTCTTTGCCAAAGCTAGAGCAGATTTATTGTCTACTCTAAGTTCCACCACCTCAACTTCTCTTCCCAATAATTCTGCAAACAGCCTTGACAACCACAAGGCTTGGGTTGCAGCTGTTGTCATTGCCACATATTCAGCCTCACAGCTTGACAATGCAACAACTCTCTGCTTGATAGATTGCCAGCTGACCAGACTGTTTCCAAGGAAAAATATACATCCAGTAGTGCTTTTACTTGTATCAATATCTCCAGCCAAGTCTGAGTCACTGTAACCCACAAATCTTGCCTTGCCTGTCATTCTAGTATAGCATAGCCCATGATCTAGAGTACCAGCcacatatctcaagattctttttacAGCCTGAAAATGTTCAGCTGTTGGCTTCTCCAGAAATCTGCTAACATACCCTACAGCAAAAGCCAAATCTGGCCTTGTGTGCACTAGATATCTCAGGCTACCAACTAGTCTTCTATACTGAGTTGGATTTACCTCCTTTGCTGTACTTTCCTTGCTCAGTTTCAACCTTTCTTCCATGGGGGTGGTGGCTGGATTACAGTCTGCCATACCACCGAGCTCAAGTATCTTCTTAGCATAATGAGTCTGTTTCAGAGTAATGCTTCTCTCTGATTGTCTTACCTCAACCCCAAGATAGAAAGACAACAGACTCAAATCACTCATTTCGAATGTCTGCTTCATTTTTGCCTTGAAAGCTTCAATCTTCTGCTGATTGACTCCAGTGATGATCAAATCATCAACATAGACTCCAATTATCAGCAAAGAATCACCTGAACCTTTCCTGTACATGGCAGCCTCATATACATTCTGCTCAAAACCCATCTGCTTAAGAGTCAAATCAAGTTTGGCATTCCAAGCCCGAGGAGCCTGTCTTAGGCCATACAATGCCTTGTGTAACCTGTACACTTTCTTCTCTTCTCCTGATACTTCAAAGCCTGGTGGCTGAGTAACATAAACCTCTTCCTTGAGTTCTCCATTCAGAAATGCAGACTTCACATCCATGTGATGTACTGCCCAACCTTCTTGTGCTGCTAGAGCAAGTAAGACACGTACTGATTCCATTCTTGCAACTGGTGCAAAGGTATCTTCATAGTCAATCCCTTCCTTCTGAACAAAGCCACGGgccacaagtcttgccttgtgccTGATCACAGCACCATGTTCATCCTTCTTCAATTTAAACACCCACTTCAATGAAATTGGGCGATGACCTGGACTAGGAGTAACAAGTTCCCAAGTCCCATTCCGCTCAACTGAGCTCAGCTCTTCCTTCATTGCTGCCTGCCAATCTGGGTCATCTTTGGCCTCTTCATAGCTTGTGGGCTCACCAGCATGAGTGAGGTTCAATTCTGCAAACAACCTTTGTGCCGGCAAAGGGGTTGGCTGATTACCAATAATATCATGGACCTTCCTATAACGAAGCTCTTCACCATCATGATAAGCATCCACCCTTTCACTATCATTCTCCAGAGGAGTCACATGCTCTATCTGCGGGCTTGCTGGAGCTGGTGTAGGTGTTCTAGGTGACACAGGCACCTCTGTCTCCACTGCGGATTCCTCTGCTTCTGTTGCAGACTCTCCTGCACTCACCAAAGGGAGACTAGGTGATGTAGGATGTGGCTGAAGAGGTGGTGAGGGTAACACTGAACTTTCTGCTTCAGGAAACTCTTCTGCCCATGGAAACTCAACAACAAAATCGCTGCATGCTGCCTCTGAAGTACCTGCTGCCGCTGATGCCCAGTCCCAGCCACGTCCTTCATCAAATACCACATCACGGCTGACTCGCACGCGCTGGGACACTGGATCAAATACACGATATGCCTTGGCCCCTTCTGCATAGCCAATGAACACTCCAGCCTTACCGCGATCATCAAGTTTCTGGAGCTGAGTAAGCTGCCGGGTATAAGCCACGCAACCAAATACCTTGAGGTGGCCAACTGTTGGTGCGCGGCCATGCCATGCCTCATACGGAGTTACATTCTTCAGTGCCTTTGTTGGAGATCGATTCAGAATATGCACAGCCGTCATCACAGCCTCCCCCCAAAACCGAGAAGGCATCTGGCGTTGCTTGAGCAGAGCTCGTGCCATGGCCACCACAGTTTGATTCCTGCGCTCAACCACACCATTCTGTTGCGGTGAATAAGGAGCACTGAAATGCCTTTTAATACCTTCATTGGCGCAGTATGCGGCGAACTCCGCGACGGTGAATTCCCCGCCATTGTCGGTGCGCAGGACCTTCAACTTGCGCCCACTTTCCACCTCTGCTGCCGCCTTGATCTTCTTGATTGCTTCCGCCGCTGCGTCCTTGGATGGCAGCAACACAGCCCACATAAAACGGGTGGCATCATCGACGAGCAGCAGGATGTAGCGGTTGCCCGCCGGTGTCGCTGGCGTGACTGGGCCGCACAAATCACCGTGCACCAATTCGAGTTGATTCTGGGCACGATATGCTGCTGCGGCCGGAAAAGAGCGCCGCCTCTGCTTCGTGGTGACACAAGTGTCACATACCTGCTCCACATGATCGACCACCGCATCCCACGCGCCATCTCCTCCTTGCTGAGTCGCCGGAGTGCATCGAAGTTCAGATGGCCGAAACGttcgtgccactgccatgcctcAACATCCTTGCGCGCCGCGAGACAGATAGGTTGTGCAGCCTCGAGGTGCAAAATGTACAACCTGTTCTTCCCTCGATGTACCTTGGCCAGCAATCGGTGATGATTGTCCCAAATGTGGAGCACGCCATGGTTAATCACAACCTTGGACCCTCCTTCATCAAGCTGTCCCAAACTTAGTATGGAGTTCTTCAGCGCTGGAATGTAGTAAACGCCATGAAGAACTCTCTGCTCCCCGGTCTTGGCTTGAAAAATGATGGATCCAACTCCCTTGATTTCCACCTTCGATGCATCCCCGAACCGGACCGTTCCTCGAACGCCAGTGTTCAGATCAGCAAAGAGTTCTCGACGCCTGGTCATGTGATGTGTTGCGCCAGAGTCTAGGTACCAACCGCTGTCCATATCTTCTTCATCCACGCCAAGGTAGGCACAGGCACGTGGCTCAGAGAGCTCGACGTGCTGCACCGTGTAGCTGTGCGCCGGCGTGCTCTGCTCTAGGCTGATAAAGCCCTGTGCCAGAAACAGAGCACCATCTTCTTCACATTCGGCGTACTGGACGCGCGCCTCATGTCTTCCTTGGTTCCCGCCACGCTGTCCAGCCTGATTTCCACCGCCGCGACCTCCACCATGGTTGCCACCGCCGCGGCCAGCACGgtttccaccgccaccgccgcgctCTGCATCCTCACGGCGCGGCTGCGGACACTCACGTGCCCAGTGGCCTTCCTGGTTGCAGTTGAGGCAGGTGTTGGGGCCGACACGGCCAGCAACATTGTCGTCTCCTCGTCCGCCACCACGTCCACCTACTCTGCCTCGTCCTCGTCCACCATCGCGGCTGCGTCCACCGCCACCGCGCTGGTTCCTGGAACCAGAGCCACATGCATCGTCTCCCTTCTTTTCCTTTCTGCATCGCGCTTTCCACTGCTCCTCAGTGTACAACAGCTTGCCATTGATGGCCACCGGCTCGGTCAGTATTTGTTCTTCGCGATTGTCCACTGCCTTAAGCCTTCCAGTCACCTCCTCAAGAGTCAGTGCCTCAAAATCAAGGAACTGCTCAATGGCGACGACGATCTGCGAGTACTTGGCCGGCACCGTGCGCAGGAATTTCTCCACCACGCGCTCCTCGGTGATGTCCCTATCGCCATGGATGACAAGCTGCTGGTGCAGAGTTGACAACCGCACAGCAAAGTCATCCACTTGCTCACCAGGATTGACGCTGATGTTCTCCCAATCACGGCGTAGGCGCTGCAGTGTTGCTCGACGGACCCTGTCCAcgccgatgcgggtcgcagcgatggcgtcccacGCCTCCTTCGCCGTAGCCTTGTCGAGCAGTGGGAGACCCATCTCCTTGGGTACAGCCCCGACGATCACCTCTAGTGCGCGTCTGTCATCGCGGAACTGGACAGGACCGCCTTCAATGGCGTCCCAGAGATCGCGCGCCTGCATCCTCAGCTTCATAGTCTGGCTCCACTCGTAGTAATTCGTCTTGTCCAACATCGGCCACGTCGTGCCGCTGCCGGAGTCGCGGTACACCACTCTTCCTTGCGGCGACTCATAGCGACCACCGCCGCGGCAGCGCCTCCGGTCCCGCAGTGGTGACTGCGAACGCCTCCGGTCTCGCGGAGGAGTCCGCGGCCTCCGATTCCTCTCCAtctcctcttcctcttcctcgacctcctcatcttctcccttcTCGACGGCGATTTCAGCTCGCAGCTCCTGcgccgcccttgccgccgcctCTGCTGCAGCCGCTGCCTGCTTTGCTGCCTGGACTGCCAGCGCCGCTGCTTCCTCTGCAGCCTTCAGGCGCGCAGCCCGGCTGGAGAAGTCGCCCAGCTCTCCTTCGCTGGTTCCCTTGGCCTTGAGCCTGGGAGCGCGCTCAACAGAGGTCGACATGAGTAGAGAAGAGAGGAGTCGACCTTGAGGCTCTTAGTTGTCTAACCTAACCTCTGATACCAAATGTTAGAGGTAGACAGAGTGGTTTTGCCGGAGGTACTAACCTCAGCCATCATTGCTTGATTATATAGAAAGATGAGATGAGTCACATTGATTACATAACAGCTCATTAGAGCTTAGCTAATCAGATAGGAGCCTTGGCAGCCGCACACACCTGTTGAGCTGCTCAAGGTCTTTAATGACTATAATTAACTAGCACAAGTAACTAGGAGAGTGCTTAGGAAACAGGACTTAATAACAACAGCTGATAAGTTTAAACTCCTATTTTTCTTTGCCTGAGCTTGATTATTGATACCGTGATTTGTTATTTGATTGTTTGGTGGCAGGTTTGTGCACCAGTGAAGGATACTGTTGTTTGCTTGTCAATCCAGGATGAGAAAAATGACCCACTTGCATCTAACAGTCAACTTAATATGAGATCATATTCCCCAGAAGGTGATGGCGTGATTAAGGAATCAAATCGTGTGGTGACAGATAAGGAAAATGATAAGTCTTTGTTTCTTTCTTTGGATAATGACCAAAAAGTTCACAGCCAAGCAGAAGCTGAGGTGCAGGATATTATGGTTCGTACTAGCTGCTCAATATCTGAAATTTTAGCTCAGAAAATTACCAGCAAAGAACAGCCCTCCCAAAAAAGCATAGAAGTTGGGGATGAGTGCTTTAGACCTTCTCAAGATATGGATTATGTTATGATGTTTGACTCCAGCAAAGATGAGAATGGACCAAATCCAGAAAGATTGACAGCTGAAGGTGATTGTGGCGATCCTCATGAACGTCTGGATTTAGTCACAGTAGGTGATATCGGAAAAATGGTTGTAGACAATGCAATCATCGAAGATGTGAAGAGTAATAACACAACTGCAAACAATGTCAATCACGGTGAGCTGCATGTTTCATTGCAGTTGCCAGAGGGAAACACTGACAATGGTATGACTGGTGTTAGCACAGCTTCCTCTTTAGACATAAAAGAGGGAAACAATGACAAAGTAGTGGCAGATGCCTCTGCACATGAAGGTGATATAAATGACAATGGTAGCTCTGAATTGAAAATAGGAAATACGAACAGTGGTATTACTGGTGTTATCGCAGCTTCCTCAGACTTAAAAGAGGAAAATATTGACAAAGTAGTGGCAGGTGACTGTGCACATGAAAGTGATATAAATGCTAAGGATTGCACTGAGTTGAACATTGGAAATACTGATAATAGTATTGCTGGTGATAGTACAGTTTCCCCTGAGGTGAGCGCGGAAAACACTGATCAAATCATAGCAGGTGATTGTGGAAATGAAACCGATTTAAAAGCTGATGGTGAGGGTGCTGACAAATTCTTAGCAACTGACAGTGCTCTTCCTTGTGAAGATGATGCAACTTGCATGGATGGTGCGAATGTGATTGTATCACTAGATGTACCCCGTAGCACGAAGAATGATACATTTTCCAAGAACACATCTTCTGACGCTGAAATGCCTCTGCCTGTTGGAACCTGTGAGCTCGTCGATAGACCTTCTTCCGAGAATGACATGTCTGAGCACACATCTTTTGATGGTAAACGGCCTGCGGATGATAGGACTTTGGAAGAGAACGAAATGGTTATGCCTGGTGATGAAAAAACAGAGGTGCATTACAAGCGACGGAAGGTTTTGGCCTCAGAGAAACAAAGCAGCTTCTCCGGAGCAACTTCTACAGATTAGGTTTGGCTGGTGTGAGACTTAGTTTTAGTTTCTGGGATATGTGACCTGTCTAGTCCTTGACAATATGCTG of Zea mays cultivar B73 chromosome 8, Zm-B73-REFERENCE-NAM-5.0, whole genome shotgun sequence contains these proteins:
- the LOC103636472 gene encoding uncharacterized protein, whose protein sequence is MCEAIGQFGPGLTPPTQDAFRGSLLEEEYERTKCLLQEREAEKMKNGCSIMTDAWSDRKRRSIMNICTNCADGTSFISSKEMSDVSHTSEVIFELVDKAIEDIGEENVVQVVTDNASNNMGAKKLLLEKRPQIFWTSCAAHTINLMLQGIGKLPRFRKVIDQAKSFTIFVYGHTRTLECLRYFTEGKELVRPGVTRFASYFLTLNSMQEKKDQLRKMVVHSRWDSLKDVKSKKGKEATATILSPAFWKDVKLMLAIFEPLVKVLRLVDGDVKPSMGFLYGELLKAKREIKEAFGNVESRFKDVMAVIEKKMNGRLDSPLHLTAFLLNPHYSYANPSIFDEPKMNEAFISCVEQFYYHDEDQQEQAANFELKKFQNREGPFSKKLARTFQNYDYNPASWWRLYGTETPALQKMATRILSLTSSSSGCERNWSGFEGIHTKKRNRLATTRLNKLVYIQFNNRLMNNREKIKSKKITDVLLSSDTTEAQGFLQEGGDDCAQVVFRDERKMRWKVHGYLGLLLERQWEQKNSLSLVEVQE